One window of the Vigna radiata var. radiata cultivar VC1973A chromosome 1, Vradiata_ver6, whole genome shotgun sequence genome contains the following:
- the LOC106768325 gene encoding protein UPSTREAM OF FLC → MDVNINVRSQRGGNRETSPDRAKICRLKHKVKPSRKVQVVYYLSRNGLLEHPHFMEVTLLPNQPLRLKDVFDRLMALRGSGMPLQYSWSSKRNYKSGYVWYDLALKDIIHPAEGGEYVLKGSELVEGCSERFNVSNKQGIHQQGEGTYSYSYDSKSKALGVCNKPQQKEREEYEDYEEGEKTSYTSSTTTPHSRCSRGVSTEELVYEEENNNGNTTKVGVGAKTRNENDKSLAGGEGDARSEKVKRREDVDGSVSSRYSVLLQLIACGSAGTELKGKQGPRLSDVGTKEREREKKSLFWEEGDSEIVNCVSENPRMLGNLQAEEKEYFSGSLVESMKANRVAFQEEPVLKKSNSYNEERRSRLGMEEVKAKVVAEEEEKRVVKGGGVKEKCIPLMKSPKQNSGRK, encoded by the exons ATGGATGTTAATATTAACGTTCGTTCACAAAGAGGTGGCAACAGAGAGACCAGCCCAGACCGTGCCAAAATATGCAGGTTGAAGCATAAAGTGAAACCATCCAGAAAAGTTCAAGTCGTGTACTACCTCTCCCGAAACGGCCTTTTGGAGCACCCCCATTTCATGGAGGTCACCCTTTTGCCTAATCAACCTCTCCGTTTAAAAG ATGTCTTCGATCGGCTCATGGCTCTCCGTGGGAGTGGCATGCCTTTGCAATATTCATGGTCTAGTAAAAG AAACTACAAGAGCGGTTATGTGTGGTACGACTTGGCTCTGAAGGATATAATACATCCCGCAGAAGGAGGCGAATATGTGCTCAAAGGATCTGAGCTCGTCGAAGGATGCTCTG AGAGGTTCAACGTGAGCAACAAACAGGGAATTCATCAGCAGGGAGAGGGAACCTACAGCTATAGTTACGATTCAAAGAGCAAGGCGTTGGGTGTGTGCAACAAGCCGCAGCAGAAGGAGCGTGAGGAGTACGAGGATTACGAGGAGGGAGAGAAAACAAGCTACACGAGTTCCACCACTACCCCACACTCGCGTTGCTCCAGAGGCGTGTCAACGGAGGAACTGGTTTACGAAGAGGAGAATAACAACGGGAACACAACGAAGGTAGGTGTTGGTGCGAAAACAAGGAACGAAAATGATAAAAGTCTTGCAGGCGGTGAGGGTGACGCGCGGAGTGAGAAGGTGAAGCGGAGGGAAGATGTGGACGGGTCTGTATCTAGCCGTTACTCCGTTCTGCTGCAACTGATAGCGTGTGGGAGCGCGGGGACGGAGTTGAAAGGGAAGCAGGGGCCGCGGCTGAGCGATGTGGGGACCAAAGAGAGGGAAAGGGAGAAGAAGAGTTTGTTTTGGGAAGAGGGTGATAGTGAGATAGTGAATTGCGTGTCGGAGAATCCGAGGATGTTGGGGAATTTGCAGGCAGAAGAGAAGGAGTATTTCAGTGGGAGCTTGGTAGAGTCAATGAAAGCGAACAGAGTAGCTTTCCAGGAAGAACCTGTGCTGAAGAAGTCCAATTCCTACAATGAAGAAAG GAGAAGTAGGCTTGGAATGGAGGAAGTGAAGGCGAAGGTGGTGGCGGAAGAGGAGGAGAAGAGGGTGGTGAAGGGAGGAGGAGTGAAAGAGAAATGCATCCCTCTGATGAAATCTCCGAAACAGAATAGTGGTAGGAAATGA